The proteins below come from a single Balaenoptera acutorostrata chromosome 2, mBalAcu1.1, whole genome shotgun sequence genomic window:
- the SPRY4 gene encoding protein sprouty homolog 4: MEPPIPQSVPLTPSSVMVQPLLDSRMAHGRLQHPLTILPIDQMKTSHVENDYIDNPGLAPPTGPKRTRGGPAPELALTPARCDQDVTHHWISFSGRPSSVSSSSSTSSDQRLLDHMAPPPVADQASPRAVRIQPKAIHCKPLDLKGPAVPPELDKHFLLCEACGKCKCKECASPRTLPSCWVCNQECLCSAQTLVNYGTCMCLVQGVFYHCTNEDDEGSCADHPCSCSRSNCCARWSFMGALSLVLPCLLCYLPATGCVKLAQRGYDRLRRPGCRCKHTNSVICKAAAGDAKASRPDKPF, encoded by the coding sequence ATGGAGCCCCCGATCCCACAGAGCGTCCCCTTGACTCCCAGCTCAGTCATGGTCCAGCCCCTTCTGGACAGCCGTATGGCCCACGGCCGGCTCCAGCACCCCCTCACCATTCTCCCCATCGACCAGATGAAGACCAGCCACGTGGAGAACGACTACATCGACAATCCTGGCCTGGCACCCCCCACCGGCCCCAAGCGGACCCGGGGTGGACCAGCCCCAGAGCTGGCCCTGACCCCCGCCCGCTGTGACCAGGACGTCACCCACCACTGGATCTCATTCAGCGGGCGCCCCAGCTCTgtgagcagcagcagcagcacgtCCTCTGACCAGCGCCTCTTAGACCACATGGCCCCGCCGCCCGTGGCCGACCAGGCCTCCCCGAGGGCCGTGCGCATCCAGCCCAAGGCCATCCACTGCAAGCCCCTGGACCTCAAGGGCCCGGCCGTCCCCCCAGAGCTGGACAAGCACTTCTTGCTGTGCGAGGCCTGCGGGAAGTGTAAGTGCAAGGAGTGCGCGTCCCCCCGGACGTTGCCCTCCTGCTGGGTCTGCAACCAGGAGTGCCTGTGCTCCGCCCAGACGCTGGTCAACTATGGCACCTGCATGTGCCTGGTGCAGGGCGTCTTCTACCACTGCACCAACGAGGACGATGAGGGCTCCTGCGCCGACCACCCCTGCTCCTGCTCCCGCTCCAACTGCTGCGCCCGCTGGTCCTTCATGGGCGCCCTCTCCCTGGTGCTGCCCTGCCTGCTCTGCTACCTGCCTGCCACCGGCTGCGTGAAGCTGGCCCAGCGCGGCTACGACCGCCTGCGCCGCCCCGGATGCCGCTGCAAGCACACGAACAGCGTCATCTGCAAGGCAGCCGCCGGGGACGCCAAGGCCAGCAGACCCGACAAGCCTTTCTGA